One part of the Candidatus Hydrogenedentota bacterium genome encodes these proteins:
- a CDS encoding TIGR03663 family protein produces MLSRRVALFGIAMALLAAAALAVRLPRLGERPFHGDEANQAVRTGILLEKGEYRYDPHEHHGPSLYYLALIPIRISGARTLAETTEVTFRVLPVLFGVGIVLLLWPLGAGLGRGAALAAGLLTAISPAMVYYSRYYIQETLFVFFALLLILAGWRYLRRPLWGWAALAGLAAGAMFATKETCAVLFLAMTVALAGTALWGRLRPRGTGILPVRARGQDAEVMGGEHGRDAHATGAHAALFAGVALAVSITLFSSFFTHPRGVLDSVLAFANYVHRAEGAGSAGIHDQPWYYYLYLLAYTCRTAGPRWSEGLILALAATGALSILFRRDSASSKGDARLLRFLLLYCAAVTVLFSLIPYKTPWNLLPFYQPMILLAGVGAAALFRWARRPVARALLALALAAGAAHLGHQCYLANFVYPADVRNPYVYAHTSTAVRRMIDSIDAIAAVHPDGENMLIRVIQPDGDYWPLPWLLRGYTRVGYWTDMPETPDAPVIIADPRLGPALDERLAADYMVEMHGLRPSVLRLVFIRRDLWDAFMAPRR; encoded by the coding sequence GTGTTGTCACGACGGGTAGCCTTGTTCGGCATTGCCATGGCGCTGCTGGCGGCGGCCGCGCTGGCGGTGCGGCTGCCGCGGCTCGGCGAGCGGCCCTTCCACGGCGACGAGGCCAACCAGGCCGTGCGGACCGGTATCCTGCTCGAAAAAGGCGAATACCGGTATGACCCGCACGAGCACCACGGTCCCAGCCTCTACTACCTCGCGCTGATCCCGATTCGGATCAGCGGTGCGCGCACGCTGGCCGAAACCACGGAAGTCACGTTCCGCGTTTTGCCGGTGCTGTTCGGAGTGGGCATCGTTCTGCTGCTCTGGCCCCTGGGCGCGGGGTTGGGGCGCGGCGCGGCGCTCGCGGCGGGCCTGCTCACCGCCATATCCCCGGCGATGGTTTACTACAGCCGCTACTATATCCAGGAGACACTGTTTGTCTTTTTCGCGTTGCTCCTGATTCTTGCGGGGTGGCGCTACCTGCGGCGGCCCCTTTGGGGCTGGGCCGCGCTTGCGGGGCTTGCGGCCGGGGCAATGTTCGCCACGAAAGAGACCTGCGCCGTACTCTTCCTCGCCATGACCGTGGCGCTGGCGGGCACGGCGCTTTGGGGGCGGCTCCGGCCCCGCGGCACGGGCATCCTGCCCGTGCGAGCACGTGGGCAGGACGCTGAGGTTATGGGAGGTGAGCATGGGCGGGACGCCCATGCCACGGGGGCGCACGCGGCCTTGTTCGCCGGTGTCGCGCTGGCGGTCTCGATTACTCTGTTCTCATCGTTCTTCACGCACCCGCGAGGGGTGCTCGATTCCGTCCTCGCGTTTGCCAACTACGTTCATCGTGCGGAAGGCGCGGGCAGCGCGGGCATTCACGACCAGCCCTGGTATTACTACCTGTATCTGCTCGCTTACACCTGCCGGACGGCCGGCCCGCGCTGGAGCGAAGGGTTGATACTTGCGCTCGCGGCGACAGGTGCGCTGTCGATACTGTTCCGGCGTGATTCGGCGTCGTCGAAGGGTGACGCGCGGCTGCTCCGTTTTTTGCTCCTGTATTGTGCGGCGGTCACGGTTCTGTTCAGCCTGATTCCTTATAAGACGCCCTGGAATCTGCTGCCCTTCTACCAGCCGATGATCCTGCTCGCGGGCGTGGGCGCGGCGGCGCTGTTCCGTTGGGCGCGACGGCCGGTTGCACGGGCGCTGCTCGCGCTGGCGCTGGCCGCGGGCGCCGCGCATCTCGGTCATCAATGTTACCTGGCCAATTTTGTCTACCCCGCGGACGTGCGCAATCCCTATGTCTACGCCCACACCAGCACGGCCGTCCGGCGCATGATCGACAGCATCGACGCCATCGCGGCCGTGCATCCGGACGGCGAGAACATGCTGATTCGCGTTATCCAGCCCGACGGTGATTACTGGCCCCTGCCCTGGCTGCTGCGCGGCTATACGCGCGTAGGTTACTGGACCGACATGCCCGAAACGCCCGATGCGCCGGTAATCATCGCCGACCCGAGACTGGGTCCCGCGCTCGACGAACGCCTCGCCGCGGACTACATGGTCGAGATGCACGGGTTGCGCCCCAGCGTGCTGCGGTTGGTGTTTATTCGCCGCGACCTCTGGGATGCGTTCATGGCTCCGCGCCGCTGA